In Terriglobales bacterium, the sequence GCTCCCCTACTCCATCCACAAGCGCGAAGCCGACCAGTTGGTCCAGGACCGTGCGGGTACCCTCGGGGATTGCGCGACCTACATCCTCCGCCCTCACATCTTCACCGGCGCCACCATGCAGAACTACCTGGTGGGTGCGCTGCGCGGCACGCCCACCGGCAAGGGAGGGCTGGCAGCGCGCTTGCGGCAACGCGGAACGCGCCTGCCTATCGTGCTCCCCTTCGGACAGCGCTACCTGGAGACCAAGTGGCAGTTCGTGCATGTGGATGACGTCGCGCGCCTGATCGCCCACATCCTGCAGTGCACGGACAAGCCCGGGGAGCTGACGGTGTTGAACGTTGCCGGCCGGGGCCCGGCCCTGCGCTTCGCGGAGTGCGTCCGCATCGCCAGGGCGAGGATGATCCGCGTGCCGGGGCAGGCGGCCTGCCGGGCGGTGCTGCGGCTGATGTGGAAACTGGGGATCTCCGGCGTCCCGCCCGAGGCCCTGCCTTTCTTCATCGGCAGCTACATCATGGACACCACCCGGCTGCAGAACTTCCTCGGCCCCGACTACGAGAAGGTGATGCGGTACACGGTCCAGGATGCGCTGGCTGATTCCTTCGCGCCCCCACCGCCGGCCGGCGGCAAGCGTGAGCCCATCGTGATGGGACAGCGCTCCTCGGCGGGCGACTAGGCCTACTTCTTTCCCCGATACAGCCCGGCGATGCCGAAGGTGTAGGGAGTCCACGAGACTTCGCGGAAGCCAGTGGCGCGCATGCGGTCGAGCATCTCTTCAGGCTCCGGGAAACGGCGGACCGAGGCCGGCAAGTAGGCATAGGGTCCGCGCACGCCCGAGATCAGCGTCCCGATCTTCGGCAGCACTTTTCGGAAGTAGAAGGCGTACACGGCGCCAACCGCGCCCTTGGGCTCGCCAAAATCCAGGATCCCCGCCTCGCCTTCCGGCCGAAGCACGCGATAGATCTCGCGCAGGCCTGCATCGTAGTTGGCCAGGTTCCGGAAGCCGAAGGCCGAAACCACCAGATCGAAACTCTGATCGTGCAGAGGGAGCCGCAGGGCATCGCCTTCGACCAGGCGGAACCTCTTGCCTTCGACCTTAGCCGACGCGAACCGCAGCATGGGATGGGCAAAATCGGCGCCCACGATCTCGGGCTTCGCGCTCTGCCGACGGACCGCCAGTCCCATGTCCCCGGTGCCGCAGCAGAGGTCGAGCACGCGGGCTCCGGGGCGTTCCAGCAGATGGCGGAATGTGCCGGCAGCGCGCCTCCACCACAGCCGATCGACATTCATCGAGAGCAGGTGGTTCAGCAGGTCGTAGCGCGGCGCGATGGCGGAAAACATCTCGCGCACCGCCGCGGCGGCGGCC encodes:
- a CDS encoding ubiquinone/menaquinone biosynthesis methyltransferase, which encodes MKTTAQKPEVVGAQPAGSSDERAAAAAVREMFSAIAPRYDLLNHLLSMNVDRLWWRRAAGTFRHLLERPGARVLDLCCGTGDMGLAVRRQSAKPEIVGADFAHPMLRFASAKVEGKRFRLVEGDALRLPLHDQSFDLVVSAFGFRNLANYDAGLREIYRVLRPEGEAGILDFGEPKGAVGAVYAFYFRKVLPKIGTLISGVRGPYAYLPASVRRFPEPEEMLDRMRATGFREVSWTPYTFGIAGLYRGKK
- a CDS encoding NAD-dependent epimerase/dehydratase family protein, whose translation is MGDARQTVLITGIAGNLGLRLLRELPGMRVIGVDKAEPRTDLPLRFESVDLGEEPSCQQLVALLRETGAQSVVHLAFVIDPIRTNVLDVDRMWRINVAGTARVMEAVAVVNRTGGAVKKLIYPSSVSAYGSDFPKAVSEDYRLGGHTLPYSIHKREADQLVQDRAGTLGDCATYILRPHIFTGATMQNYLVGALRGTPTGKGGLAARLRQRGTRLPIVLPFGQRYLETKWQFVHVDDVARLIAHILQCTDKPGELTVLNVAGRGPALRFAECVRIARARMIRVPGQAACRAVLRLMWKLGISGVPPEALPFFIGSYIMDTTRLQNFLGPDYEKVMRYTVQDALADSFAPPPPAGGKREPIVMGQRSSAGD